From the Candidatus Obscuribacterales bacterium genome, the window GTACAATTCTCGAAGCAGAAGCTGATGGATGCTAGCTTAGAATCAGTTAACCATCCGTTGAGGCTCAGCGATCTATCCTCCAGCCAAAACCAGACTATCTTGGGCGACCGCTGTAGGAACGTTCTAGCAGAATCATAAATAATCAGTACATCTTGATCTCTTCAACGGGACTAGGAGTACAGTTAGAAAAGAGAATTCAGAGGTTAAAATCCAAAAGCCTCTGACATGTGATGCCCTACCTCCGATCGCTGATGTACTTCTGCTGACTTAGGAGGGTGCAGATAGCCCACGGGGTGTCTATTATAAGTATGCCTTTTCCAGTAAAACCTACGTTTAGTTAGTAGTCGCACTACCAGTTGTCCATGCCTTCAGAACCTCACCAAAATCACCTACTGATTATAGAAGACAATAAAGGACGGCGAGAGTTCACTTTGGATAGTCCGGTGTATTCGATTGGTCGTGATCCTAAGTGTGATATTCGGTTAGTCTCTCAGTTTGTCTCGCGCCGCCACGCTACCCTCGTGCAACTGCCAAACGATGATGGAAGTTTTTACTATCGAATTGTCGATGGCAACCTTAAGGGTAAACCCAGTGCTAATGGGCTGTTAATCAACGGACGCAAAGTTCAGGCCCACGACCTTGAAGACGAAGATAAGGTGATCTTTGGCCCGCAAGTGTATGCCATTTATTACTCTCTCAAGCGGGATGCTATTTCCACGGTGCCACCCGATGAGTTTGACATCACGCTGATCAGCCCCAACATGGTGGATGGGGATGACGATGATGATGATGATGATGACTCGGATGAACCGGATACGGATCTAAGAATTATATGACTGATGAGAGATCTCAATCACCTCTGGGCAAGGATCAAAACGTTGTTGTTCCGATAATCTCGGCTACATGCGCCGATCATTAGAGCTAACGCTGACAGGTGTCGGAGATATCAGATGGAGCAGATGGGGCTGTGTTCAGGTATCACGATACTGGTAAGTGATCCTCAACTCCAGCCTGATCTGACAGGGCTATGGGTGCCGTTACGAAAGAACGACGGCACTCTCAAGCAACGCGTGCTCGAAACGTTATGGCGATCGCAGACATGACCTTCGATGGCAACCAATCCTGCTTAGTCTGAGCTTGCCGACAATACCCATTCATCAACCAGTTCCCGATGAACAGTGGACCTAGCATTGGGGCTCCAACCCAGCAATGTCTAGGGCACTACGACCTTGGTCAAACATAGTCAACAGGTTGAGGCTCAGCGTCTCAAGCGTTGTGCCTAAGCTGGGGTTGAGGCATACTCCACCAATTTCCACTGACGATGATCGGCGATCGCTTGATTGACATGGTCAAACATATCGCGGCAGTGGTTTTGCGTATGGAGCGGCAGTTCTTCATTTTTAATGACTAGCTTGAGGCGTACCTCCGTCGCAGTCGTCACATTGCGATCGATGAGGGCTTCCACCGTCACGAGCTTGCCAAAGACAACGGCCCCTGGCACTTCCCGGGCCATCAAATAGTCACCCGTGTCGTAAATAATATCGAAGTTGCATATCATCAGCACCTCAGCCAGCATCGCGGAAAAGCGTTCTGCGGGGGTTTCAAGGGTAAATAAGCTTGTATAACGTGCCATAAGTGACTCCGGCTAAGCGGACTAAAAACTGGATCTAGCTCTATGCAAGCATTTGCTAAGGGCAAGAGCAACTAATCAATGTGATAACCGTCGCAAGGAGATGCAGATGTCACCGTTCAACGTGCATAGAATCTAACACGAGAGAGACCTCAACCAATGATCAACAAGAACCTCTAGGGACATAGGATCAGCATGGTGGTACACCAAACAGCCATCGATAGCATGTTCTACGTTAGGTTGCCCAGGATGTCGAAGGACATAGAGCAGATATACCCTCTGACTCCACCTTAACGAGTTTTGCTAAAACAGGGTTTACTCAGGGGTCGACATGAAGATTGAATGGTGAATCGTTAGTAGACCGTTCACCGCAACAGAGACCTGGCCGGGATAGTTCGTCTATTGAATCAGTTGTGAATCGGTTGAATTCGTTTATTTGTTCGGTCGATTGACCATTCAGAATTAAACGTGGTCTGTGTGGCCTTAGAGTATTATAGACGAGCTCATTTTTCAAACGATTGGCGGAAATTGCACAGCGCGCCAGGGCAGGCAAGTTGATTGTGATGGAAGGGGGAGAAGGCGGCGGCAAAACGACGCAGCTTCACTACCTTCATCGTTGGTTATGTCAATTACCGGCGGTGCAGTCTCTGCAAGCAGAGGGGCAGGTCACAGATATTGTGGTGACCAGGGAGCCAGGGGGCACCCTCACGGGGCAACGCATTCGCCAACTCCTGCTCGATATATCTCCCGAAGAACCCCTGAGCGATCGCACAGAACTGTTGCTCTATGCAGCCGACCGGGCCCAGCATGTAGACCATTGGCTCAGACCTCG encodes:
- a CDS encoding FHA domain-containing protein encodes the protein MPSEPHQNHLLIIEDNKGRREFTLDSPVYSIGRDPKCDIRLVSQFVSRRHATLVQLPNDDGSFYYRIVDGNLKGKPSANGLLINGRKVQAHDLEDEDKVIFGPQVYAIYYSLKRDAISTVPPDEFDITLISPNMVDGDDDDDDDDDSDEPDTDLRII